The Streptococcus oralis genome segment TTGATTTCCTGTTGAAAGTCCGCCTGTGTTTTCTGATGTTTGATATGATGAAAACGATAGCACCAGCCATCAGGATGTGTATAGCTATCCTCCTTGTCATCATAGTGCCAATTCGCTAAGTTTCTAACCGACTGTTTATACCTTTTCTTCTGTTCCTTATCAAACATGGCATATTTAATCAGATGGTTCACCTCCTTTTCATCTAAACGAAGGAGGTTCTCTTCGCTTCCATATCCAGCATCTGCGACAACTGTTTTCAATTCATGCGGATAGGTTTCAAGTAAGGGGAGAAGAGTCTGGGTGTCTGTCGGATTTGAGAAGACATCATAGTGAAGAACAAATTGGTTTTCAGTAGCGATTTGAAGATTGTAGCCAGGTTTGAGTTGTCCATTTCTCATGTGATCCTCCTTCATCCGCATAAAAGTGGCATCTGGATCGGTTTTGGAAAAGCTGTTACGCCCTTCAAATGTCTCCTGATAGTTCTCATATTTTTCAGCACGTACTGAAAAATCCTCCTTGACTTTACGCAAGACTTTCTTGAGTTTACGACGCTGGGTTTTACGTTCATCCTTCCCTTTAACGGGTGTCTCCTCAATGTCTTGGTTCAATTTTTCCAATTCTTCTTCAAGGACTTGAGCGAATGCAAGCAACTGCTCTGAGGAGATAGGCTCTTGTGTATCCAGTTCGATAGCTTGATGGATCAGGGGAGTGATTTCTTCTTGAAAATAGACCTGTATCTGTTCTTGAAGTTTGGCGGAGAATTTCTCTGTCGCTTTCTTCCACACGAAACTATACTTGTTGGCATTGGCTTCAATCTTAGTCCCGTCAATAAACAGACAATCTAAGGCCACTAACTCTTCCATTTTTAAACGAAGATTGAGGTCGATGAACAGACCACGGATGAGTTCTTCCATCCCTTCAGTGACTCGAAATCGATTGATGGTGCGATAGCTGACAACCAACTTTCCTGTTAAATACTGCATAGCCAGATTTTCAATCATCATTTTTTCGACCAGAGAAAATCCCTTGTGAATAGGCAAATAGTAGAGTAGCTACAAGCATTTTAGGGTGATAAGACGGGCGACCGAAGGTATGATAGAAAGCCTGGAAGTGACGATCCTCCAAGGCATTCACCACTTTTTCAATGGTAAAGACAAGATGATCTTGTGGCAAGAAAGAATGGATTTCTAGTGGTAAAGTCGTTTGATTTGTGTTATAGTGAATATGCGTGGGATAGCCTTTCTAAATGGTTTATTGAGCAATTCTATTTTAGCAAGACTGTCGCAATCATGCAAAAAGCAACGGCAAATCCGTTGCTTTTTTTGTAGCAAAGGGACTATTGTCCCAGACTCCTCAATTGTTTTTGGATCGTCGAGCAAGACGCAGTGGTTGAGTGGGCTCTACTACGCTGATTTCATCAGCTTTTACAGCCCTACTCAACTGTGCGGAGGCGGGACGACGAAATCGAATTCTAACGAATTACCGATTTCTGTCCCACTCTCTTTTGTCATGTTTACAAGAGGATAAGGTATAGAACTAGACCGATGAAAATATTTTTCGGCCTTTTTTTGTTTTTCCTTGACAGTTAAATTGTCAGAATTTATAATAAAAGAAGAAAGGCGATAACGGTGTTATCGAATTAAAATCATGAAAAAAGAAACAGATGAGTTAAACGAAAAAATCTTGGAAAGCGCAAGGAGTGAGTTCTTGGTTTATGGCTATCAGGATGCTTCACTGCGGAGAATTTGTCGCGCTGCTGGCTTGACGACTGGGGCTCTTTATAAGCGCTATGAGAGTAAGGACAGTCTCTTTACTGCTCTGCTTGAGCCTACTCTGACAGCCTTAGACCAGTATGGACAAGATCAGAAGCGACGTGACTATGCTTTTCTAGAAGAGGGACACCTGTCTGACATGTGGGCACATCGCTTAGAGGATCTCCAGTCCCTGATGCGGATTCTCTATAAGTATAAGGATATTATGCAGCTCTTGCTCTTTAAATCTCAGGGTTCTTCGCAAGCGGACTTCAGGATGCGTCTGCCTCATTTGGCTGCTAACGAGACTTATCGCTATTTGGATCTGGCTTACAAAGAGGGGAAAATCAATCATTTGGTCAAACACGAGTTTCTGCGATCGTGCATGACAGCTTATTACACAGCTGTATTTGAGCCCTTGGCTCAAGACTGGCCCCAAGAGCAGGCGCTGGAATTTTGCCATTCCATCATGGACTTGTTTGACTGGGGAGGTTTGCTTGGTTTTTGATAGAAAGAAGGAAATTCTATGAAGAAAAAATCTGTTCTTGCTTGGATCTGGGACTTTGTTTCCCTTCATAAGATATATTTTGTGCTCAGTCTAATCTTTGCCTTTGCCTCTGTGATTTCAGGATTTCTGCCTTATTTCTTTATTGGCGGAATGATTAATCAGCTCTTGGCTGGCAATAAAAACTGGGATTTCTACCTGCAAGAGTCGGCTTGGGTGGCTCTGGCTTGGATTGGCTACTGGGGATTTCACGGTATTTCCACCATGCTGTCACATACGGCAACTTTTAAGATTCTAGCAGAAATGCGGCACCGCTTGACAGATAAGCTAGCAAGGTTGCCTTTAGGTATAGTGCTTAGTCAGTCATCAGGCAGCTATAAAAACATTATCGTTGAGAGGGTGGATGCGACCGAAACGACCTTGGCTCACCTAATTCCAGAGTTTACTGCTGGGATTTTTGGTCCGATTATTGTTCTCATTGCCATGCTGGTTATCGATTGGCGGCTGACCTTGCTGTCTCTCCTGACTATTCCCGTCGTGGCGCTGGCATATATACGAATGGTTGCTAATAGCGAAACTGACTATCAAAATACTCTGGTCAAGACCAAAAAACTCAATGATACAGCGGTGGAATACATCAATGGGATTGAGGTTATCAAGGTTTTTGGCAAGGAAAAATTTTCTTACGATAAGTTTGTGACAGCTGCTAGAGAAGGAGCAGATTGCTTTATTGAGTGGATGCGCAAGTTCAATCTGGAGATGGGTATTGTGACTGCATTTCTGCCATCAGGCTTGCTCTTTCTGCTGCCCGCTGGCTGTTATTTCTATCTGCAAGGTAGCTTGACTGCCAGCAATTTCATTCTGATGATTATTCTTTCGCTCAGTCTTCTGACTCCTCTGATTTTAGTGGCTAGTTACATGGACGATTTACGGAAAATCGGGACTATTTTTGGCCAAGTCATTGATATTTTGGAAAAGCCTGATTTGAAAAGACCTCAGGATTTGCGAGAACTTCCAAAAGGAAGGGATCTGGTCATGACGAATGTCAGCTTTGGTTATACAAATGAAGAGGAG includes the following:
- a CDS encoding TetR/AcrR family transcriptional regulator, giving the protein MKKETDELNEKILESARSEFLVYGYQDASLRRICRAAGLTTGALYKRYESKDSLFTALLEPTLTALDQYGQDQKRRDYAFLEEGHLSDMWAHRLEDLQSLMRILYKYKDIMQLLLFKSQGSSQADFRMRLPHLAANETYRYLDLAYKEGKINHLVKHEFLRSCMTAYYTAVFEPLAQDWPQEQALEFCHSIMDLFDWGGLLGF
- a CDS encoding ABC transporter ATP-binding protein: MKKKSVLAWIWDFVSLHKIYFVLSLIFAFASVISGFLPYFFIGGMINQLLAGNKNWDFYLQESAWVALAWIGYWGFHGISTMLSHTATFKILAEMRHRLTDKLARLPLGIVLSQSSGSYKNIIVERVDATETTLAHLIPEFTAGIFGPIIVLIAMLVIDWRLTLLSLLTIPVVALAYIRMVANSETDYQNTLVKTKKLNDTAVEYINGIEVIKVFGKEKFSYDKFVTAAREGADCFIEWMRKFNLEMGIVTAFLPSGLLFLLPAGCYFYLQGSLTASNFILMIILSLSLLTPLILVASYMDDLRKIGTIFGQVIDILEKPDLKRPQDLRELPKGRDLVMTNVSFGYTNEEEVLHGISLDIKTGSINALVGPSGSGKSTIAKLLASFWDVTSGQITYGGLDIRQLPLDYYSRQIAYVTQDNYLFDETIMENIRMGNPAASDEDVIEIARRCGCYDFIMNLENGFETQVGSGGGHLSGGERQRIAIARAMLKDAPILILDEATAYTDPENEARIQSSLARLIEGRTLIVIAHRLSTIMSADQIVLVNDGRIEARGRHEELLVASPLYASMWRTHIATRDSGEMEGGLTHA